A window from Pseudonocardia cypriaca encodes these proteins:
- a CDS encoding DUF3180 domain-containing protein, with the protein MTPTRPRDLFAVALVTAVVVGILVRLSYGSLPQLPLFAGASLGVLGIAEAVGGNMLRARIRRDPGTRPVQPLVAARAVLLAKASSLAGAIMTGAWGGLLAHVVPLAGDVTAAGSDSLAGIVGVVCSLGLVGGALWLEHCCRTPDDPGDEPNGHSPTG; encoded by the coding sequence GTGACCCCGACCCGACCGCGCGACCTGTTCGCCGTCGCCCTCGTCACGGCCGTGGTCGTGGGCATCCTCGTCCGGCTGAGCTACGGCTCGCTCCCCCAGCTGCCGCTGTTCGCGGGCGCCAGCCTCGGCGTGCTCGGCATCGCCGAGGCGGTGGGGGGCAACATGCTGCGCGCTCGCATCCGCCGCGATCCCGGCACGCGCCCCGTGCAGCCGCTCGTCGCCGCCCGCGCCGTGCTGCTGGCCAAGGCGTCCTCGCTGGCCGGCGCGATCATGACCGGCGCCTGGGGCGGGCTGCTCGCGCACGTCGTGCCGCTCGCCGGTGACGTCACGGCCGCGGGGAGCGACTCCCTCGCCGGCATCGTGGGCGTGGTGTGCTCCCTGGGGCTGGTCGGTGGGGCGCTGTGGCTCGAACACTGCTGCCGCACCCCGGACGACCCCGGGGACGAACCGAATGGTCATTCGCCGACGGGCTGA